A stretch of Mycobacteriales bacterium DNA encodes these proteins:
- a CDS encoding RNA-binding S4 domain-containing protein: protein MREVAVRDDGIRLGQLLKLAGLVDQGSDVRPLLEQGVVTVGGRLEQRRGRQLRKGDVVAVREEKVRLV, encoded by the coding sequence GTGCGAGAGGTGGCGGTCCGCGACGACGGCATCCGGCTGGGGCAGCTGCTCAAGCTGGCCGGGCTGGTCGACCAGGGCTCGGACGTGCGGCCGTTGCTGGAGCAGGGCGTCGTCACCGTCGGCGGGCGGCTCGAACAGCGCCGCGGGCGGCAGCTCAGGAAGGGCGACGTCGTCGCGGTGCGCGAGGAGAAGGTCCGGCTGGTCTAG
- the npdG gene encoding NADPH-dependent F420 reductase, with translation MTAAGASDPTRLVVAVLGGTGEQGRGLARRLALAGCRVVLGSRDTARAQVSAQTLPGDVTGTDNAGAAREGDVVIVAVPWVGHKELLTSLVDELAGKIVVDCVNPLGFDQYGAYALTVEEGSAAQQAAAVLPHSRVVAAFHHVSAVLLLDEQVDRVDTDVLVLGEDRTATDLVQALAALVPGMKGVYAGRLRNAHQVEALTANLISVNRRYKVHAGVRITDL, from the coding sequence ATGACTGCAGCCGGCGCTTCCGATCCGACCCGCCTCGTCGTTGCCGTCCTCGGCGGCACCGGCGAGCAGGGTCGCGGGCTCGCCCGCCGCCTCGCGCTGGCCGGCTGCCGCGTGGTGCTCGGCTCCCGCGACACGGCCCGGGCGCAGGTCTCGGCGCAGACCCTGCCCGGCGACGTGACCGGCACCGACAACGCGGGCGCGGCCCGGGAGGGCGACGTCGTGATCGTGGCCGTGCCCTGGGTCGGCCACAAGGAGCTGCTGACCTCGCTGGTGGACGAGCTGGCCGGCAAGATCGTGGTGGACTGCGTCAACCCACTCGGCTTCGACCAGTACGGCGCCTACGCGCTGACGGTCGAGGAGGGCAGCGCTGCCCAGCAGGCTGCCGCCGTGCTGCCGCACAGTCGGGTGGTCGCGGCCTTCCACCACGTCAGCGCGGTGTTGCTCCTGGACGAGCAGGTCGACCGGGTGGACACCGACGTGTTGGTGCTCGGCGAGGACCGAACAGCCACCGATCTGGTCCAGGCCCTCGCGGCGCTGGTCCCGGGCATGAAGGGCGTCTATGCGGGGCGGCTGCGCAACGCCCACCAGGTGGAGGCGCTGACGGCCAACCTCATCTCGGTGAACCGCCGGTACAAGGTGCACGCGGGTGTCCGCATCACCGACCTCTGA
- a CDS encoding GrpB family protein, with the protein MSRGTARRSPRRGRCWSSSCRSDPAASERAWAAAAGRSVVAGGAMQVEHIGSTSVPELAAKPVIDVQLVVPDVEREADWLPALQAAGYVLRVREPGHRMVQAAPPLPAANVHLHLDGAPELAARLRLRDRLRADPAARQRYEDVKRSLTGREWPDVNHYAEAKGDVIRELLAEPDCR; encoded by the coding sequence ATCTCACGTGGTACGGCCCGTCGCTCACCGAGGCGCGGGCGCTGCTGGAGCAGCAGCTGCAGGTCTGACCCCGCTGCGTCCGAACGGGCGTGGGCTGCCGCCGCGGGTCGGTCGGTCGTAGCAGGGGGTGCCATGCAGGTCGAGCACATCGGGTCCACCTCGGTGCCGGAGCTCGCAGCCAAGCCGGTCATCGACGTGCAGCTCGTCGTCCCGGACGTCGAGCGTGAAGCCGATTGGTTGCCGGCGCTGCAAGCCGCGGGCTACGTGCTGCGCGTCCGTGAGCCGGGGCACCGGATGGTGCAGGCGGCCCCGCCGCTGCCGGCCGCCAATGTGCATCTGCACCTCGACGGCGCCCCGGAGTTGGCCGCCCGATTGCGGCTACGCGACCGGTTGAGGGCCGATCCCGCAGCCCGGCAGCGGTACGAGGACGTCAAGCGGTCGCTGACCGGGCGCGAGTGGCCGGACGTGAATCATTACGCGGAGGCCAAAGGGGACGTCATCCGCGAGCTGCTCGCCGAGCCCGACTGCCGCTGA
- the panB gene encoding 3-methyl-2-oxobutanoate hydroxymethyltransferase, producing the protein MSELASLYGGVTNRRVRPSDLQRAKDRDERWAMLTSYDMLSAEIFEQAGIPVLLVGDSAGNNVLGHPTTVPVTVDELLPMVRAVVRSTTRPLVVADLPFGSYQGSPEQALHTAVRFLKEGGAHAVKLEGGRRVVPQVELLVSAGAPVMGHVGLTPQSELVTGLKVQGRGDTGEALVADALALQEAGAFAVVLEAVPAALAERVTKELTIPTIGIGAGAGCDAQVLVWTDMAGLTAGKPLTFVKRYADLRAVLGEATRAYADDVREGRFPSREHSFD; encoded by the coding sequence ATGTCCGAGCTAGCGAGCCTGTACGGCGGGGTCACCAACCGCCGCGTCCGCCCCAGCGACCTGCAACGCGCCAAGGATCGCGACGAGCGCTGGGCGATGCTCACCTCCTACGACATGCTCAGCGCCGAGATCTTCGAGCAGGCAGGCATTCCCGTGCTGCTCGTCGGCGACTCGGCCGGCAACAACGTGCTCGGACATCCGACCACGGTGCCGGTCACGGTCGACGAGCTCCTGCCGATGGTGCGCGCCGTCGTCCGCTCCACCACCCGGCCCCTGGTCGTGGCGGACCTGCCGTTCGGGTCCTACCAGGGCTCGCCGGAGCAGGCGCTGCACACCGCCGTCCGGTTCCTGAAGGAGGGCGGCGCCCACGCCGTGAAGCTCGAGGGCGGCCGGCGGGTCGTCCCGCAGGTCGAGCTGCTCGTCTCCGCCGGCGCGCCGGTGATGGGCCACGTCGGCCTCACGCCGCAGTCCGAGCTGGTGACCGGACTGAAGGTGCAGGGCCGCGGCGACACCGGCGAGGCACTCGTCGCCGATGCGCTGGCTCTGCAGGAGGCCGGGGCCTTCGCCGTGGTGCTCGAAGCCGTTCCCGCTGCCCTCGCTGAGCGGGTCACCAAGGAGCTGACGATCCCGACGATCGGCATCGGGGCGGGCGCCGGCTGCGACGCGCAGGTCCTGGTGTGGACCGACATGGCCGGCCTCACCGCCGGCAAGCCGCTGACCTTCGTCAAGAGGTACGCCGACCTGCGCGCGGTGCTCGGCGAGGCGACGCGGGCGTACGCCGACGACGTGCGCGAGGGCCGGTTCCCGAGCCGGGAGCACAGCTTCGACTAG
- the thiC gene encoding phosphomethylpyrimidine synthase ThiC, whose product MTVVDSPASTTTATSTDGPGTPFPGSRKTYLQGSRPDLRIPMREVVLTTGDSVVLYDTSGPYTDPGLRTDVRLGLPALRRDWITERGDTEAYTGRPVQPVDNGLKSHDHRNLDSVFEQAGRTPRRAVQGRTVTQMAYARRGQVTPEMEFVALREGLAPEFVRDEVARGRAVVPVNVNHTEVEPMAIGRGFLVKINANIGNSAVASSIEEEVDKMTWATRWGADTVMDLSTGRNIHTTREWILRNSAVPIGTVPIYQALEKVNGKSEDLTWEIYRDTLIEQFEQGVDYITVHAGVLLRYVPMAAGRKTGIVSRGGSIMAAWCLAHHEENFLYTHFREMCELMAQYDVTFSLGDGLRPGCIADANDEAQFSELRTLGELTKIAWEYDVQVMVEGPGHVPMNKIKENMDLQLEVCSEAPFYTLGPLTTDIAPGYDHITSAIGAAMIGWYGTAMLCYVTPKEHLGLPNRDDVKDGVITYKIAAHAADLAKGHPGAQAWDDALSDARFEFRWEDQFNLSLDPTTARDFHDETLPAGAAKTAHFCSMCGPHFCSMRISQDVRKYAAEHGVDEKAALELGMKEKSAEFAEQGARVYLPVVE is encoded by the coding sequence ATGACCGTTGTCGACAGCCCCGCATCGACCACCACAGCCACCTCCACCGACGGACCGGGCACGCCCTTCCCCGGCTCGCGCAAGACCTACCTGCAGGGCAGCCGGCCGGACCTGCGCATCCCGATGCGCGAAGTGGTGCTCACCACCGGCGACTCGGTCGTCCTCTACGACACCTCCGGCCCGTACACCGACCCCGGGCTGCGTACCGACGTGCGGCTCGGTCTGCCGGCGCTGCGCAGGGACTGGATCACCGAGCGGGGCGATACCGAGGCCTACACCGGTCGCCCGGTGCAGCCGGTCGACAACGGGCTGAAGAGTCACGACCACCGCAACCTGGACAGCGTCTTCGAGCAGGCCGGCCGCACGCCGCGCCGCGCGGTCCAGGGCAGGACCGTGACACAGATGGCGTACGCCCGGCGCGGACAGGTCACGCCCGAGATGGAGTTCGTCGCGCTGCGCGAGGGGCTCGCGCCGGAGTTCGTGCGGGACGAGGTCGCCCGCGGTCGCGCCGTCGTACCGGTCAACGTGAACCACACCGAGGTGGAGCCGATGGCGATCGGCCGCGGCTTCCTCGTCAAGATCAACGCCAACATCGGCAACAGCGCCGTCGCGTCCTCCATCGAGGAGGAGGTCGACAAGATGACGTGGGCGACCCGGTGGGGTGCCGACACCGTCATGGACCTGTCGACCGGCCGCAACATCCACACCACCCGCGAGTGGATCCTGCGCAACAGCGCCGTCCCGATCGGGACGGTGCCGATCTACCAGGCACTGGAGAAGGTCAACGGCAAGTCCGAGGACCTCACCTGGGAGATCTACCGGGACACCCTGATCGAGCAGTTCGAGCAGGGCGTGGACTACATCACCGTGCACGCAGGCGTGCTGCTGCGCTACGTGCCGATGGCCGCCGGGCGCAAGACCGGCATCGTCAGCCGCGGCGGCTCGATCATGGCCGCGTGGTGCCTGGCCCACCACGAGGAGAACTTCCTCTACACGCACTTCCGCGAGATGTGCGAGCTGATGGCGCAGTACGACGTGACGTTCTCGCTCGGCGACGGCCTGCGGCCGGGCTGCATCGCCGACGCCAACGACGAGGCGCAGTTCAGCGAGCTGCGCACCCTCGGCGAGCTGACCAAGATCGCCTGGGAGTACGACGTCCAGGTCATGGTCGAGGGCCCTGGCCACGTCCCCATGAACAAGATCAAGGAGAACATGGACCTCCAGCTGGAGGTCTGCTCCGAGGCGCCGTTCTACACGCTCGGCCCGCTCACGACCGACATCGCGCCGGGCTACGACCACATCACCAGCGCGATCGGCGCGGCGATGATCGGCTGGTACGGCACCGCGATGCTCTGCTACGTCACTCCCAAGGAGCACCTGGGCCTGCCGAACCGCGACGACGTCAAGGACGGCGTGATCACGTACAAGATCGCGGCGCACGCAGCCGATCTCGCGAAGGGCCACCCGGGGGCGCAGGCGTGGGACGACGCGCTGTCCGACGCGCGCTTCGAGTTCCGGTGGGAGGACCAGTTCAACCTCTCCCTGGACCCGACGACCGCCCGTGACTTCCACGACGAGACGCTGCCGGCGGGCGCCGCCAAGACCGCGCACTTCTGCTCGATGTGCGGGCCGCACTTCTGCTCCATGCGGATCAGCCAGGACGTCCGGAAGTACGCGGCTGAGCACGGGGTGGACGAGAAGGCCGCACTGGAGCTCGGGATGAAGGAGAAATCAGCCGAGTTCGCCGAGCAGGGTGCACGCGTGTACCTCCCTGTCGTCGAGTAG
- a CDS encoding DHA2 family efflux MFS transporter permease subunit, with protein MEQRTVHDRRWWILGTLVLSLLVVVLDNTILNVALKTIQQDLGASQSELAWSVNAYTLVFAGLLFTYGVLGDRYGRRRALVIGLVLFGIASALSAFSSTPQELIASRALMGVGGAAVLPSTLSIISNVFDPTERGRAIGIWAGFVGVAVAIGPITGGLLLEHFWWGSVFLVNVPVVLLALAAILWIVPESKDPDPQGLDPAGVVLSILGLVLLVYGIIKGGETTAWGSVEVLGPLLGGLAVLALFLWLQRRSAAPMLDVTLFRNPAFSAACGAVTLVMFALFGAVFFLSFYLQYAREYTPLEAGVRLLPVAAALAFFAPRSAGLVRRLGAKAVCAGGMLTMTVAFGGYRLIDAQTDIWWVLLLLFLQGTGMAHVIAPATESIMSTLPRERAGAGSAVNTTLRQVGGALGVAVLGSILSASYRSGITPSLQALPADVRELAGESIGSTQLLAAALPPAAREQLDASAVEAFVGAMHAAATGSALVALLGAAVVLRWLPGRPPSPAPGQPAELREPAVVQP; from the coding sequence GTGGAACAGCGCACGGTCCACGACCGCCGGTGGTGGATCCTCGGCACGCTGGTTCTCAGCCTGCTCGTCGTCGTGCTGGACAACACGATCCTCAACGTCGCGCTGAAGACGATCCAGCAGGACCTGGGGGCGAGCCAGAGCGAGCTGGCCTGGTCGGTCAACGCCTACACGCTGGTCTTCGCCGGGCTGCTGTTCACCTACGGCGTGCTCGGTGACCGCTACGGCCGGCGCCGGGCGCTGGTCATCGGTCTGGTCCTGTTCGGCATCGCCTCGGCCCTGTCGGCGTTCTCGTCCACCCCGCAGGAGCTGATCGCGAGCCGGGCGCTGATGGGCGTCGGCGGCGCGGCTGTCCTGCCGTCGACGCTGAGCATCATCAGCAACGTCTTCGACCCGACCGAGCGCGGCAGGGCGATCGGGATCTGGGCCGGCTTCGTCGGCGTGGCGGTGGCCATCGGGCCGATCACCGGTGGGCTGCTGCTCGAGCACTTCTGGTGGGGCTCGGTCTTCCTGGTCAACGTGCCGGTCGTCCTGCTCGCCCTCGCCGCGATCCTGTGGATCGTCCCGGAGTCCAAGGACCCCGATCCCCAGGGGCTTGACCCGGCCGGCGTCGTGCTGTCGATCCTCGGCCTCGTCCTGCTCGTCTACGGGATCATCAAGGGCGGCGAGACGACCGCGTGGGGGAGCGTCGAGGTGCTCGGCCCGCTGCTCGGGGGGCTGGCCGTGCTCGCGCTGTTCCTCTGGCTGCAGCGGCGTTCGGCCGCGCCGATGCTCGACGTCACGCTCTTCCGCAATCCGGCCTTCTCCGCCGCCTGCGGCGCGGTGACGCTGGTGATGTTCGCGCTGTTCGGGGCCGTCTTCTTCCTCAGCTTCTACCTGCAGTACGCGCGGGAGTACACGCCGCTGGAGGCGGGCGTGCGGCTGCTGCCCGTGGCGGCGGCGTTGGCCTTCTTCGCCCCGCGCAGCGCCGGGCTGGTCCGCCGTCTCGGTGCCAAGGCGGTGTGCGCCGGCGGGATGCTGACCATGACGGTCGCGTTCGGCGGCTACCGGCTGATCGACGCGCAGACCGACATCTGGTGGGTCCTGCTGCTGCTCTTCCTGCAGGGCACGGGGATGGCGCACGTCATCGCGCCGGCCACCGAGTCCATCATGTCGACGCTGCCGCGGGAGCGGGCCGGAGCCGGATCGGCCGTGAACACCACACTGCGCCAGGTGGGCGGTGCGTTGGGCGTCGCCGTGCTCGGCTCGATCCTGTCCGCCAGCTACCGCAGCGGCATCACGCCCTCCCTGCAGGCCCTGCCCGCGGACGTGCGGGAGCTGGCCGGCGAGTCGATCGGCAGCACTCAGCTGCTGGCGGCCGCTCTACCGCCGGCCGCTCGCGAGCAGCTCGATGCCAGCGCCGTCGAGGCGTTCGTGGGCGCGATGCATGCCGCCGCCACGGGCTCGGCGCTGGTGGCCCTGCTCGGTGCGGCGGTCGTGCTGCGCTGGCTGCCCGGACGCCCGCCGTCGCCGGCGCCAGGCCAGCCTGCGGAGCTGCGGGAGCCGGCCGTGGTGCAGCCGTGA
- a CDS encoding MDR family MFS transporter: protein MTTPAPVQLTHRQILLVLSGLLLGMFLAALDQTIVSTAMRTIADQLEGQTAQAWVITAYLIASTITTPLYGKLSDQYGRKPFYLFAIAAFVLGSILCGTAQSIYELAAYRAVQGVGAGGLMSLAFAIVGDLVPPRERGRYQGWFMAVFGVSSVLGPVVGGAFAGQATLLGIDGWRWIFYLNVPIGLLAMTVVLRTLHLPRRTSEHRIDYLGAALLTSAVVPLLLVAEKGRDWGWSSALSVGLLALSIGSIGSFVGWERRMGDEAILPPRVFSSSVFSLTSVTSLLVGAGMFGGLVVLPLYLQIVRGASPTAAGLQLIPLMVGIIITSGIAGRVMSRTGRYKLLPVVGIGLMFLALMSMSTLAVDTPLWKAMAYMTLMGMGLGLSMQTLVISVQNALPPSDMGVATSSVTFFRSMGGTFGAAVSLAVLFGSLVGNIQDRARQAGLPPEVVARFDSASSFDDTSVIATLPEAVRRAVLEGFADSMSTVFVVIALLLLPAFVLTLLVKEIPLRAQGGLAAAHADADEAARAEAAKSETAVL, encoded by the coding sequence GTGACCACCCCCGCCCCGGTGCAGCTCACGCACCGGCAGATCCTGCTGGTCCTGTCCGGGCTGCTGCTCGGCATGTTCCTCGCCGCACTGGACCAGACGATCGTGTCCACCGCGATGCGCACCATCGCCGACCAGCTCGAGGGGCAGACGGCGCAGGCCTGGGTGATCACCGCGTACCTGATCGCGTCGACGATCACGACGCCGCTGTACGGGAAGCTGTCGGACCAGTACGGCCGTAAGCCGTTCTACCTGTTCGCCATCGCCGCCTTCGTGCTCGGCTCGATCCTCTGCGGGACGGCCCAGAGCATCTACGAGCTCGCGGCCTACCGCGCCGTCCAGGGCGTCGGTGCCGGTGGCCTCATGTCGCTGGCCTTCGCGATCGTCGGCGACCTCGTGCCGCCCCGGGAGCGCGGGCGCTACCAGGGCTGGTTCATGGCCGTCTTCGGTGTCTCCAGCGTGCTCGGGCCGGTCGTCGGCGGGGCGTTCGCCGGGCAGGCCACGCTGCTCGGGATCGACGGCTGGCGCTGGATCTTCTACCTCAACGTGCCCATCGGGCTGCTCGCCATGACCGTCGTGCTCAGGACGCTGCACCTGCCCCGGCGTACCAGCGAGCACCGCATCGACTATCTCGGCGCCGCGCTGCTGACCTCCGCTGTCGTCCCGCTGCTGCTGGTCGCCGAGAAGGGCCGCGACTGGGGCTGGAGCTCCGCGCTGAGCGTCGGCCTGCTGGCGCTGTCGATCGGATCGATCGGCTCCTTCGTCGGCTGGGAGCGGCGGATGGGGGACGAGGCGATCCTGCCGCCGCGGGTCTTCTCCAGCAGCGTCTTCAGCCTCACCAGCGTGACGTCGCTGCTCGTGGGCGCAGGCATGTTCGGCGGGCTGGTGGTGCTGCCGCTCTACCTGCAGATCGTGCGCGGCGCGTCGCCGACCGCCGCCGGTCTGCAGCTCATCCCGCTGATGGTCGGCATCATCATCACCTCCGGCATCGCGGGGAGGGTGATGAGCCGCACCGGCCGCTACAAGCTGTTGCCGGTGGTGGGCATCGGGCTGATGTTTCTCGCGCTGATGTCCATGTCGACGCTCGCAGTGGACACCCCGCTGTGGAAGGCGATGGCCTACATGACCCTCATGGGCATGGGTCTGGGGCTGTCGATGCAGACGCTGGTCATCAGCGTTCAGAACGCCCTGCCCCCGAGCGACATGGGTGTGGCGACCAGTTCGGTCACCTTCTTCCGCTCGATGGGCGGGACGTTCGGCGCCGCCGTGTCGCTGGCCGTGCTGTTCGGTTCGCTGGTCGGCAACATCCAGGACCGGGCGCGCCAGGCCGGCCTCCCGCCGGAGGTCGTCGCCCGCTTCGACTCGGCCTCGTCGTTCGACGACACCTCTGTCATCGCGACGCTGCCCGAGGCCGTGCGCCGGGCGGTCCTCGAGGGCTTCGCCGACTCGATGTCGACGGTGTTCGTCGTGATCGCCCTGCTGTTGCTGCCCGCCTTCGTCCTCACCCTGCTGGTCAAGGAGATCCCGCTGCGGGCGCAGGGCGGCCTGGCCGCGGCGCACGCCGACGCCGACGAGGCCGCGCGCGCGGAGGCAGCCAAGAGCGAGACGGCGGTCCTCTAG
- a CDS encoding ATP-binding protein: protein MLLRQEVTDGVEVLCALGPVSDREAARLLSAVDAALSLHPRAVVVDLVQVEPLTDGARWLLSALPRLPAGWPLPSLVVCPPAEAPDLPGLVLAADREEALAHVDDRPPRARERIPLEPGGTAPAQARAAVSRCRERLGLDEVHDDVLLIVSELVTNAVRHAMPPVCLEIESGPRDIIVSVRDGSPRRPSPRTAQDDDEGGRGMLLVDLVAADHGVRAQPPGKAVWARLRRREPGAEAAGRPVRGVVGQTP from the coding sequence GTGCTCCTGCGACAGGAGGTGACCGATGGCGTCGAGGTGCTCTGTGCCCTCGGTCCGGTGAGCGATCGTGAGGCCGCCCGCCTGCTCAGCGCCGTCGACGCTGCCCTGTCCCTCCACCCGCGCGCGGTCGTCGTCGACCTGGTGCAGGTCGAGCCGCTGACCGACGGGGCCCGCTGGTTGCTGTCCGCGTTGCCACGGCTGCCTGCCGGCTGGCCGTTGCCGTCACTGGTCGTCTGCCCCCCCGCGGAGGCGCCCGACCTGCCGGGCCTGGTGCTCGCCGCCGACCGGGAGGAGGCGCTGGCGCACGTGGACGACCGCCCGCCCCGCGCCCGCGAGCGGATCCCGCTCGAGCCCGGCGGCACGGCGCCGGCGCAGGCGAGGGCGGCTGTGTCACGGTGCCGCGAGCGGCTCGGGCTGGACGAGGTGCATGACGACGTCCTGCTGATCGTCAGCGAGCTGGTCACCAACGCGGTCCGGCACGCGATGCCCCCGGTCTGCCTCGAGATCGAGTCCGGCCCCCGGGACATCATCGTCTCGGTCCGCGACGGCAGCCCGCGCCGGCCGTCGCCACGCACCGCGCAGGACGACGACGAGGGCGGCCGCGGCATGCTGCTGGTCGACCTGGTCGCCGCCGACCACGGCGTACGGGCCCAGCCGCCGGGCAAGGCGGTCTGGGCGCGACTGCGCCGGCGGGAGCCGGGCGCCGAGGCTGCCGGCCGGCCCGTACGCGGCGTCGTCGGCCAGACGCCCTGA
- a CDS encoding TetR/AcrR family transcriptional regulator, whose translation MTAPGPAVTAGGCDAPRASGRPRNPKLDEAIVRATLQLLADGGYDSLTIEAVAASAGVGKASVYRRFAGKEQLVIEAVASLTEPPERVAGAGVRDELVGLLEAFRRRSDSSLAGQIFPRLIGAGVQHPELMRRYREQVLDPRRRRFLDVLQRGVDEGLVRADADLQYAADLIVGPMVYRNLIRNDPPPGPDLAVRIVDDVLLALAPQERT comes from the coding sequence GTGACGGCTCCGGGTCCAGCCGTGACGGCCGGCGGGTGCGACGCGCCGCGGGCCAGCGGCCGGCCGCGCAACCCCAAGCTGGACGAGGCGATCGTCCGGGCGACCCTGCAGCTGCTGGCCGACGGCGGCTACGACTCGCTCACCATCGAGGCCGTCGCCGCGTCCGCGGGGGTGGGCAAGGCCAGCGTCTACCGCCGCTTCGCCGGCAAGGAGCAGCTGGTCATCGAGGCCGTCGCGTCCCTCACCGAGCCGCCCGAACGGGTGGCGGGCGCCGGGGTGCGCGACGAGCTGGTCGGGCTGCTCGAGGCCTTCCGGCGCAGGTCCGACTCCTCGCTGGCCGGGCAGATCTTTCCGCGGCTGATCGGTGCCGGCGTGCAGCACCCGGAGCTGATGCGCCGCTACCGCGAGCAGGTGCTCGACCCCCGTCGCCGCCGCTTCCTCGATGTCCTGCAGCGCGGCGTCGACGAGGGGCTGGTCCGCGCCGACGCCGACCTGCAGTACGCGGCCGACCTCATCGTCGGCCCGATGGTCTACCGCAACCTCATCCGCAACGACCCGCCACCGGGACCGGACCTCGCCGTCCGCATCGTCGACGATGTCCTGCTCGCCCTCGCCCCCCAGGAGCGCACGTGA
- a CDS encoding helical backbone metal receptor, producing MSASPTSDDTGATVAVPARVARVVSLVPSLTEAVAVTAPGLLVGATDWCSHPPDLRVSRVGGTKNPRPADVLDLRPDLVLANAEENRAIDLDALRAAGAAVWVTAPETLPAALGSLGRMLAACGLDEPPWLAGARTAWREPWTGRRRRAVVPIWRRPWMALGRDTFAGDVLHRLGVDNILAGAAERYPKVAPADLPPYDLVVLPDEPYSFTAEDGPEAFPEAPAALVSGRHLTWYGPSLTEARALLEQQLQV from the coding sequence GTGTCCGCATCACCGACCTCTGACGACACCGGCGCGACCGTCGCGGTGCCGGCGCGGGTCGCCCGCGTCGTCTCCCTCGTCCCCTCGCTCACCGAGGCCGTCGCCGTCACGGCCCCCGGCCTGCTGGTCGGCGCCACCGACTGGTGCTCGCACCCCCCTGATCTCCGCGTCTCCCGCGTCGGCGGTACGAAGAACCCGCGGCCGGCCGACGTCCTGGACCTGCGGCCGGACCTGGTGCTGGCCAATGCGGAGGAGAACCGTGCGATAGACCTCGACGCCCTGCGCGCGGCCGGTGCCGCGGTATGGGTCACCGCACCCGAGACGCTGCCGGCCGCGCTCGGCTCCCTCGGCCGGATGCTTGCCGCCTGCGGGTTGGACGAGCCGCCGTGGCTGGCCGGGGCGCGTACGGCCTGGCGCGAGCCGTGGACGGGCCGGCGCCGGCGGGCGGTCGTCCCGATCTGGCGACGTCCGTGGATGGCGCTCGGTCGCGACACCTTCGCCGGCGACGTGCTGCACCGGCTGGGCGTGGACAACATCCTGGCCGGTGCGGCGGAGCGCTACCCGAAGGTCGCGCCTGCCGACCTGCCGCCGTACGACCTCGTCGTGCTGCCGGACGAGCCGTACTCCTTCACCGCCGAGGACGGACCGGAGGCGTTCCCGGAGGCGCCCGCCGCACTGGTCAGCGGGCGGCATCTCACGTGGTACGGCCCGTCGCTCACCGAGGCGCGGGCGCTGCTGGAGCAGCAGCTGCAGGTCTGA